One window from the genome of Oryza glaberrima chromosome 3, OglaRS2, whole genome shotgun sequence encodes:
- the LOC127767410 gene encoding expansin-A19-like, which yields MGNILLQLLAVVAFCIAPARSDWLPGTATFYGGADGSGTMGGACGYGNLYDQGYGINNAALSTPLFNDGASCGQCYLIICDYGKAPDWCKLGKAITVTGTNYCPPNYDLPYGGWCNATRPHFDMSQPAWENIGIYSAGIVPILYQQVKCWRYGGVRFTINGFNYFELVLVTNMAGSGSIVSMSVKGSCTGWIQMTRNWGANWQCLAGLAGQALSFNVTSTGGQTIVFDDAVPAGWSFGQTFSTYHQFDY from the exons ATGGGGAACATTCTCCTGCAGCTGCTCGCCGTTGTTGCATTCTGCATTGCACCGGCGAGGTCGGACTGGCTCCCGGGCACCGCCACGTtctacggcggcgccgacggctcCGGCACCATGG GTGGCGCGTGCGGGTACGGCAACCTGTACGACCAGGGCTACGGCATCAACAACGCAGCGCTGAGCACGCCGCTGTTCAACGACGGCGCGTCGTGCGGGCAGTGCTACCTCATCATCTGCGACTACGGCAAGGCGCCCGACTGGTGCAAGCTCGGCAAGGCGATCACCGTGACGGGCACCAACTACTGTCCGCCCAACTATGACCTCCCCTACGGCGGCTGGTGCAACGCGACCCGCCCTCACTTCGACATGTCCCAGCCTGCCTGGGAGAACATTGGCATCTACAGCGCTGGCATCGTCCCCATCCTCTACCAACA GGTGAAGTGCTGGAGGTATGGGGGAGTGAGGTTCACCATCAACGGGTTCAACTACTTCGAGCTGGTGCTGGTGACCAACATGGCCGGGAGCGGGTCGATCGTGAGCATGTCGGTGAAGGGGTCATGCACGGGGTGGATCCAGATGACGAGGAATTGGGGCGCCAATTGGCAGTGCCTCGCTGGACTGGCCGGACAGGCGCTCAGCTTCAATGTCACCTCCACCGGCGGCCAGACCATCGTCTTCGACGACGCCGTGCCGGCGGGGTGGTCGTTCGGCCAAACCTTCAGCACCTACCACCAATTCGACTACTGA
- the LOC127767296 gene encoding la-related protein 1C-like isoform X2 has protein sequence MASNADQHAAANGGGGTTPAATDSPPAGKKAAAAAAWKRPGNGAAVPVVVAPGSPIMDADSWPALPGLASPPPTTLTPTPMPPKASPKVAPLPPPAEAVIPPISLGNSGAPDANPDHEAPVRNPPARRALVMPVGDGLDKRAPGSEPSPVYTPNARSNGGGDHHQNGRYGSHPHSRGSGYGGGGNRRGNGGGGGGGRRGQEHHGGFDGQRRGGGRRDGHGPGHQQRGHHPSYIRAPLAVVTAAPPPPPPFVNPATPQTPPYGAPIGFPEIAPHVYYFTSPPEGVQALPFVPHPASPPAMLIPQFDPLRAELLKQIEYYFSDDNLCKDIFLRRHMDDQGWVPLPLIAGFNQVKKLTNNVQFILETVLQSTVVEVQGDKLRKRERWEIWLLPKQGYSAGNSSGSLSPVTSNIDSLASQFQSVGLEGAGYHASQGMPGEALLTRSATSVSLGYQAPPLGGLYSNGSGPLFGQKSARSLLRSDTF, from the exons ATGGCTTCCAACGCCGACCAGCACGCGGCGGCGAACGGTGGTGGGGGGACGACGCCGGCTGCGACCGATAGCCCCCCTGccgggaagaaggcggcggccgcTGCAGCGTGGAAGAGGCCGGGGAACGGGGCGGCGGTGCCGGTCGTGGTGGCGCCTGGGAGCCCCATCATGGACGCCGACTCATGGCCGGCGCTGCCCGGGCTggcgtctccgccgccgacgacgctgacgccgacgccgatgccgcCCAAGGCATCGCCCAAGGTGGCTCCTCTACCGCCGCCCGCT GAGGCGGTGATCCCACCGATCTCCTTGGGGAATTCCGGCGCTCCGGATGCTAATCCTGATCACGAAGCACCGGTGCGGAATCCGCCGGCTAGGCGTGCCCTGGTGATGCCTGTGGGGGATGGGCTGGACAAGCGTGCCCCTGGCTCAGAGCCATCCCCAGTCTACACCCCTAATGCCAGGAGCAATGGAGGCGGTGATCACCACCAGAATGGTCGATATGGTTCCCATCCCCATAGCCGAGGTAGTGGCTATGGTGGTGGGGGGAACAGGAGGGGCaatggtggaggtggaggtggaggtcgcCGTGGACAGGAGCACCATGGTGGTTTTGATGGGCAAcgccgtggcggtggccgcAGGGACGGCCATGGGCCTGGACACCAGCAGCGCGGCCACCATCCATCTTACATAAGGGCTCCTCTGGCTGTTGTGACTgcggcgcctcctccaccaccaccatttgTTAACCCTGCTACTCCACAAACACCACCTTATGGAGCTCCCATAGGCTTCCCTG AGATAGCACCTCATGTCTACTATTTTACGTCTCCCCCGGAAGGTGTTCAAGCACTGCCTTTTGTGCCTCACCCAGCAAGCCCTCCAGCTATGTTAATTCCTCAATTTGATCCTCTTCGAGCGGAGCTGCTGAAGCAGATAGAGTACTACTTTAG TGATGACAATTTGTGCAAAGACATATTCTTGAGGCGGCATATGGATGACCAGGGTTGGGTGCCATTACCCCTGATTGCAGGATTTAATCAG GTAAAAAAGCTGACTAATAACGTGCAGTTTATCTTGGAAACAGTCCTGCAATCTACCGTGGTTGAAGTACAG GGTGACAAATTGCGGAAGCGTGAAAGATGGGAGATCTGGTTGCTTCCAAAACAAGGTTATTCTGCTGGAAATTCTTCTGGTTCGCTGTCCCCTGTGACATCCAACATTGATTCACTGGCATCTCAGTTTCAATCTGTTGGACTTGAGGGGGCAGGCTACCATGCAAGTCAAGGAATGCCCGGTGAAGCTCTCCTTACTAGGTCAGCAACTTCAGTTAGTCTAGGTTATCAGGCACCCCCCTTGGGAGGGTTATACAGCAACGGGAGTGGACCACTTTTTGGGCAGAAGTCTGCAAGAAGTTTACTCCGGAGCGATACCTTTTGA
- the LOC127767296 gene encoding la-related protein 1C-like isoform X1: MASNADQHAAANGGGGTTPAATDSPPAGKKAAAAAAWKRPGNGAAVPVVVAPGSPIMDADSWPALPGLASPPPTTLTPTPMPPKASPKVAPLPPPAEAVIPPISLGNSGAPDANPDHEAPVRNPPARRALVMPVGDGLDKRAPGSEPSPVYTPNARSNGGGDHHQNGRYGSHPHSRGSGYGGGGNRRGNGGGGGGGRRGQEHHGGFDGQRRGGGRRDGHGPGHQQRGHHPSYIRAPLAVVTAAPPPPPPFVNPATPQTPPYGAPIGFPAEIAPHVYYFTSPPEGVQALPFVPHPASPPAMLIPQFDPLRAELLKQIEYYFSDDNLCKDIFLRRHMDDQGWVPLPLIAGFNQVKKLTNNVQFILETVLQSTVVEVQGDKLRKRERWEIWLLPKQGYSAGNSSGSLSPVTSNIDSLASQFQSVGLEGAGYHASQGMPGEALLTRSATSVSLGYQAPPLGGLYSNGSGPLFGQKSARSLLRSDTF, encoded by the exons ATGGCTTCCAACGCCGACCAGCACGCGGCGGCGAACGGTGGTGGGGGGACGACGCCGGCTGCGACCGATAGCCCCCCTGccgggaagaaggcggcggccgcTGCAGCGTGGAAGAGGCCGGGGAACGGGGCGGCGGTGCCGGTCGTGGTGGCGCCTGGGAGCCCCATCATGGACGCCGACTCATGGCCGGCGCTGCCCGGGCTggcgtctccgccgccgacgacgctgacgccgacgccgatgccgcCCAAGGCATCGCCCAAGGTGGCTCCTCTACCGCCGCCCGCT GAGGCGGTGATCCCACCGATCTCCTTGGGGAATTCCGGCGCTCCGGATGCTAATCCTGATCACGAAGCACCGGTGCGGAATCCGCCGGCTAGGCGTGCCCTGGTGATGCCTGTGGGGGATGGGCTGGACAAGCGTGCCCCTGGCTCAGAGCCATCCCCAGTCTACACCCCTAATGCCAGGAGCAATGGAGGCGGTGATCACCACCAGAATGGTCGATATGGTTCCCATCCCCATAGCCGAGGTAGTGGCTATGGTGGTGGGGGGAACAGGAGGGGCaatggtggaggtggaggtggaggtcgcCGTGGACAGGAGCACCATGGTGGTTTTGATGGGCAAcgccgtggcggtggccgcAGGGACGGCCATGGGCCTGGACACCAGCAGCGCGGCCACCATCCATCTTACATAAGGGCTCCTCTGGCTGTTGTGACTgcggcgcctcctccaccaccaccatttgTTAACCCTGCTACTCCACAAACACCACCTTATGGAGCTCCCATAGGCTTCCCTG CAGAGATAGCACCTCATGTCTACTATTTTACGTCTCCCCCGGAAGGTGTTCAAGCACTGCCTTTTGTGCCTCACCCAGCAAGCCCTCCAGCTATGTTAATTCCTCAATTTGATCCTCTTCGAGCGGAGCTGCTGAAGCAGATAGAGTACTACTTTAG TGATGACAATTTGTGCAAAGACATATTCTTGAGGCGGCATATGGATGACCAGGGTTGGGTGCCATTACCCCTGATTGCAGGATTTAATCAG GTAAAAAAGCTGACTAATAACGTGCAGTTTATCTTGGAAACAGTCCTGCAATCTACCGTGGTTGAAGTACAG GGTGACAAATTGCGGAAGCGTGAAAGATGGGAGATCTGGTTGCTTCCAAAACAAGGTTATTCTGCTGGAAATTCTTCTGGTTCGCTGTCCCCTGTGACATCCAACATTGATTCACTGGCATCTCAGTTTCAATCTGTTGGACTTGAGGGGGCAGGCTACCATGCAAGTCAAGGAATGCCCGGTGAAGCTCTCCTTACTAGGTCAGCAACTTCAGTTAGTCTAGGTTATCAGGCACCCCCCTTGGGAGGGTTATACAGCAACGGGAGTGGACCACTTTTTGGGCAGAAGTCTGCAAGAAGTTTACTCCGGAGCGATACCTTTTGA
- the LOC127768311 gene encoding heavy metal-associated isoprenylated plant protein 27-like: MGVDDIIAELRVLPAKILPKKKPKQFQKVEVKVRMDCEGCERKVRKAVEEMKGVSSVEVDAKQNKVTVTGYVEQEEVVGRLRRRAGKKAEPWPYVPYDVVPHPYAPGAYDKKAPPGYVRNALADPDAAPLARATEEEEKLASAFSDENPNSCAVM; encoded by the exons ATGGGCGTGGACGACATCATCGCCGAGCTGCGCGTGCTGCCGGCCAAGATCCTTCCCAAGAAGAAGCCCAAGCAGTTCCAG AAGGTGGAGGTGAAGGTTCGGATGGACTGCGAAGGGTGCGAGAGGAAGGTCCGGAAAGCAGTGGAGGAGATGAAGGGCGTGAGCAGCGTGGAGGTGGACGCGAAGCAGAACAAGGTGACGGTGACGGGTTACGtggagcaggaggaggtggtggggcgGCTGCGGCGTCGCGCCGGGAAGAAGGCGGAGCCGTGGCCGTACGTGCCGTACGACGTGGTGCCCCACCCCTACGCCCCCGGCGCGTACGACAAGAAGGCTCCCCCCGGCTACGTCCGCAACGCGCTCGCCGACCCggacgccgcgccgctcgcccgcgccaccgaggaagaggagaagctTGCCTCCGCCTTCAGCGACGAGAACCCCAACTCCTGCGCCGTCATGTAG
- the LOC127765060 gene encoding chloroplast protein FOR GROWTH AND FERTILITY 2-like gives MERLISKSVAARIPLPGGGSPSRRLAVAGLGGGGGVEPWAGRLRAQPRLGPIAARPHDGVSAPPREAAPAAAVGPPWKLLWSLLPKASRAALFLLVALVTGTLQSSIPYPAHASVQSITKTGGLFTSEILSSGWAGFIAGCLHTLSGPDHLVALAPLSIGRSRLESGLVGALWGCGHDAGQVIFGLLFLLLKDRLHIEILRTWGTRVVGLTLLIIGGMGIREATEVQESSLALEGVDCNITSSEPLQTPAAPRKKKVGFATFATGVVHGLQPDALLMVLPALALPSRFAGAAFLGMFLMGTVFSMGSYTAFVGSCSEALKEKVPRITEKLTWAASLVAICMGIALLVGQFFGFSLY, from the exons atGGAACGGCTGATCTCCAAGTCCGTCGCCGCCCGGATCCCTCTGCCGGGGGGCGGATCCCcatcccgccgcctcgccgtcgcgggtctcggcggcggcggcggcgtcgagccgTGGGCGGGGAGGCTACGGGCGCAGCCGCGTCTCGGGCCGATCGCGGCGCGGCCGCACGATGGTGTGTCGGCCCCGCCGCGGGAggccgctccggcggcggcggttggacCTCCGTGGAAGTTGCTGTGGAGTCTGCTCCCCAAG GCTTCCAGAGCTGCTCTTTTCCTATTGGTGGCGCTTGTTACCGGCACCCTGCAATCTAGCATTCCTTATCCTGCCCATGCATCAGTGCAATCAATAACCAAAACTGGTGGACTATTTACATCAGAGATACTAAGCAGTGGTTGGGCTGGTTTCATTGCTGGATGCTTGCATACCTTGTCTGGGCCTGACCATCTCGTTGCTTTGGCACCGCTGTCGATTGGAAGATCAAGACTGGAAAGTGGACTGGTCGGTGCCCTTTGGGGTTGTGGTCATGATGCAGGACAAGTTATTTTTGGCCTGCTATTCTTATTACTCAAGGATCGATTGCACATTGAGATTCTCCGGACATGGGGAACAAGAGTGGTTGGTCTGACCCTTCTAATCATAGGAGGTATGGGCATCCGAGAAGCTACAGAGGTTCAGGAATCGTCGCTCGCCCTGGAAGGCGTGGACTGCAACATAACCAGCAGTGAGCCTTTACAAACCCCTGCTGCTCCCAGGAAGAAGAAAGTTGGTTTTGCAACATTTGCCACTGGAGTTGTTCATGGTCTCCAACCAGATGCTCTACTGATGGTGTTGCCTGCATTGGCCCTTCCCTCACGCTTCGCTGGTGCAGCATTTCTTGGCATGTTTTTGATGGGGACTGTATTTTCGATGGGGAGTTACACTGCTTTTGTAGGTTCTTGTAGTGAGGCCTTGAAAGAAAAGGTCCCTAGAATAACAGAGAAACTGACCTGGGCGGCTTCACTTGTAGCAATATGCATGGGAATAGCTCTTCTAGTTGGGCAGTTCTTCGGTTTCAGCCTATACTAA